The window ATTATTTTAGATAGAATGGACAAGGCTCTGGAACATGAATATGCCAAGAAAAGAAACGAAAAAGAAGAAGATTTACGAGAGGCTGTTGAGAGAAAGTCGAAAGAAATCCTATCAGGTGCGATGGAAAAATGTGCTGCAGATTATGTGTCAGAAACAACAGTTTCCATTGTTCCTTTGCCATCCGATGAATTAAAGGGAAGAATTATTGGAAGAGAAGGAAGGAATATACGTACTTTTGAAACGTTGACAGGCGTAGATATACTTGTTGATGATACTCCAGAGGCTGTAACACTTTCTTGTTTTGATCCTATTAGAAGGGAAGCGGCAAAAAGAGCATTAGAGCATCTAATTCTAGATGGAAGGATACATCCTGCAAGAATAGAAGAATTTGTTCAAGAAGCTGAAAAAGACGTGGAACAGGATCTATTGAAAGAGGCAGAAGATGTTTTAGTATCACTTTCTGTTCATAATATTCCTATTGAGTTAAAAAAGCTTATAGGAAAAATGAAATTTAGAACAAGCTATGGACAAAATCTTATGAGACATTCTATTGAAGTTGCAACTATTGCAGGGATTTTAGCTTCTGAGCTTGGCGAAAATTCTGCACTTGCAAGAAGAGCTGGTTTATTGCACGATATCGGAAAGGTAATGGCAAGTGAAATCGAAGGTCCTCATGCGCTGATTGGTGCGGATTTACTCAGGCGTTATAATGAAGATCCTGCTGTAGTCCATGCTGTATCTGCCCATCATAACGAGGTAAAACCTGAAACTATTTTGGACGTGATGATACAAATAGCTGATACGGTTTCTGCATCAAGGCCAGGAGCAAGGCGAGAAAATCTAGAATTG is drawn from Caldisericota bacterium and contains these coding sequences:
- the rny gene encoding ribonuclease Y, which codes for MLRGEVPYTVYLTISIVMLVLGVVLGYVFGSYIYRTKIGSLDEYAKKKKEEAEREIQAGKREQRIQLKEEIERKQEELENKFRLKQKELQEIEDRLIRKEETADRKFLTLEKKEKELSYKEKELGQLEQELKGSAQKIDQELSRVAGLSTEEAKQIILDRMDKALEHEYAKKRNEKEEDLREAVERKSKEILSGAMEKCAADYVSETTVSIVPLPSDELKGRIIGREGRNIRTFETLTGVDILVDDTPEAVTLSCFDPIRREAAKRALEHLILDGRIHPARIEEFVQEAEKDVEQDLLKEAEDVLVSLSVHNIPIELKKLIGKMKFRTSYGQNLMRHSIEVATIAGILASELGENSALARRAGLLHDIGKVMASEIEGPHALIGADLLRRYNEDPAVVHAVSAHHNEVKPETILDVMIQIADTVSASRPGARRENLELYIKRLEDIEKIAMSVQGVKKAYVVQAGRELRIMVNPEDIDEEKALTISHDVAKQIEREVVYPGIIKVTVVRETRYIDYAK